In 'Nostoc azollae' 0708, the following are encoded in one genomic region:
- a CDS encoding citrate synthase: protein MTVCEYKPGLEGIPAAQSSISYVDGQKGILEYRGIRIEELAERSTFLETAYLLIWGELPNKEELAAFEDEVCTHRRIKYRIRDMMKCFPESGHPMDALQASAAALGLFYSRRDLHNPVYIRNAVVRLVAIIPTMVAAFQLMRKGNDPVKPRDDLDYAANFLYMLNEKEPDPLAARIFDICLILHVEHTMNASTFSARVTASTLTDPYAVVASAVGTLGGPLHGGANEEVIEMLEEISCVDNVRSYIEDRLQKKAKIMGFGHRVYKVKDPRATILQRLAEQLFDKFGYDKYYEVAQEVEWVMAEKVGSKGIYPNVDFYSGLVYRKMGIPTDLFTPVFAIARVAGWLAHWKEQLAENRIFRPTQVYNGRHEITYTPIDKR from the coding sequence ATGACGGTGTGCGAATACAAGCCTGGTTTAGAAGGCATTCCCGCAGCCCAATCGAGTATTAGTTATGTAGATGGGCAAAAGGGAATACTGGAGTATCGTGGCATTCGGATTGAGGAATTAGCAGAAAGAAGTACATTCTTAGAAACTGCTTATCTCTTAATCTGGGGTGAATTGCCAAACAAGGAAGAATTGGCGGCTTTTGAAGATGAAGTTTGTACCCACAGGCGGATAAAATACCGCATTCGGGATATGATGAAATGCTTCCCCGAAAGCGGTCATCCAATGGATGCTCTACAAGCCTCTGCTGCTGCCTTGGGTTTATTTTATTCTCGTCGTGACTTACATAACCCTGTCTATATTCGGAATGCAGTAGTACGTTTAGTAGCGATAATTCCCACAATGGTAGCGGCTTTCCAGTTGATGCGGAAGGGTAATGATCCGGTAAAACCAAGGGATGATTTGGATTATGCCGCCAACTTCTTGTATATGCTCAATGAGAAAGAACCCGATCCGTTAGCAGCGCGAATTTTTGACATCTGTTTGATTCTGCACGTTGAGCATACAATGAATGCTTCTACCTTCAGTGCGAGAGTTACAGCTTCTACCTTAACTGACCCTTATGCTGTGGTTGCCAGTGCGGTAGGTACTTTAGGCGGTCCGCTGCATGGTGGTGCTAACGAAGAAGTTATTGAGATGTTGGAAGAAATTAGCTGTGTGGATAATGTCCGTTCCTACATAGAAGATCGTCTGCAAAAGAAGGCGAAAATTATGGGGTTTGGACACCGTGTATATAAGGTAAAAGATCCACGGGCAACTATCTTACAACGATTGGCAGAGCAACTGTTCGATAAGTTTGGCTACGATAAGTATTATGAAGTTGCTCAAGAAGTAGAATGGGTAATGGCCGAGAAAGTCGGCAGCAAAGGGATTTATCCTAATGTTGACTTTTACTCTGGGCTCGTGTATAGGAAAATGGGAATTCCCACGGATTTATTTACACCTGTATTTGCGATCGCTCGTGTGGCTGGTTGGTTAGCACACTGGAAAGAACAACTTGCAGAAAACCGGATTTTCCGTCCTACCCAAGTTTATAACGGTCGTCACGAAATCACTTACACTCCCATCGACAAGCGTTAA
- a CDS encoding IS66 family transposase, which translates to MLLWELGQIEIGVGTLVGTNEGIDSTVAQSIHSLKQWIKQTQPYILRDETPWVVKGLKQWLWIFANSDSDFALFHGPDTPCPTELESIVGSSYSGVLSSDDFTAYNGYPVTAQQKCQAHLPYPVTSRH; encoded by the coding sequence TTGTTGTTGTGGGAACTGGGTCAAATAGAAATTGGAGTGGGAACATTAGTAGGTACCAATGAAGGAATAGACAGTACAGTGGCTCAAAGTATTCATAGCCTCAAACAGTGGATAAAACAAACCCAGCCTTATATCCTTAGGGATGAAACACCCTGGGTAGTCAAAGGGCTGAAACAATGGTTATGGATTTTTGCCAATAGTGATAGTGACTTCGCTTTATTTCATGGGCCTGATACTCCTTGTCCTACCGAATTAGAATCCATTGTGGGTTCAAGTTATTCTGGTGTACTCAGTTCTGATGACTTTACTGCCTATAACGGTTATCCGGTCACAGCTCAACAGAAATGTCAGGCACATCTACCCTACCCCGTCACTTCAAGACACTAA
- a CDS encoding DHH family phosphoesterase, with amino-acid sequence MYLNSPVTQFESFSLTTEPNPEEVEIDKESSYELPPLTRPSLPPSNNGDGGIYLAQRGNSLALQKSDELQKTLLGHRHERHLVILQDFPDPDALSCAWAYQLIAQQYDIKCEIIYAGTLSHQENIALVKLTTLPAQRWTMQTLKNKDLSSYQGFVLIDNQGTTSQLLSAVQQAGLPLVVLVDHHSLQGELKAEFVDVRPYVRATATIFTQYLQAGLLGLDSSISQHVKCATALMHGLRSDTNRLMQAQEEDFMAAAYLSRFYDAQLLNAILQANRSKRVMDVIERSLKNRIVQNNFSIAGVGYLRYDDRDAIPQAADFLVTEENVHTAVVYGIVHDEDDELEVVIGSLRTTKLTLDPDEFIKEAFGQDSTGRFFGGGRTGAGGFEIPMGFLSGGNENSAYAKMKWEVYDAQIKQKLLKLVNPRDNPIQS; translated from the coding sequence ATGTATTTGAATTCTCCTGTTACTCAATTTGAGAGTTTTTCATTGACCACAGAACCGAACCCGGAGGAAGTTGAGATAGATAAAGAATCTTCTTATGAACTTCCACCCCTTACCCGTCCTTCTTTACCACCATCGAATAATGGTGATGGAGGTATCTATTTAGCTCAACGTGGTAATTCTCTAGCACTTCAAAAATCAGATGAACTGCAGAAAACCCTGCTTGGACACAGACATGAGCGTCATTTAGTGATTTTGCAAGATTTCCCTGATCCTGATGCTCTTTCTTGTGCTTGGGCTTACCAATTAATTGCTCAACAGTATGATATCAAATGTGAAATCATTTATGCTGGGACATTAAGCCACCAAGAGAATATTGCCTTGGTTAAGTTGACTACTTTACCTGCTCAACGGTGGACAATGCAAACCCTGAAAAATAAAGATTTATCATCTTATCAAGGGTTCGTACTAATTGATAACCAGGGAACCACATCTCAGCTGTTATCAGCAGTACAACAGGCAGGACTTCCCCTGGTGGTGCTGGTCGATCATCATAGCTTGCAGGGAGAACTGAAGGCCGAGTTTGTCGATGTTCGTCCTTATGTGCGTGCAACTGCAACTATCTTCACTCAGTATTTACAAGCGGGTTTGCTGGGATTAGATAGTAGTATTAGCCAGCACGTTAAATGTGCAACTGCTTTGATGCATGGTTTACGCTCAGATACCAATAGGTTGATGCAAGCGCAGGAAGAAGATTTTATGGCTGCTGCCTATCTGAGCAGATTTTATGATGCTCAGTTACTGAATGCCATTTTACAGGCAAATCGTTCCAAGCGGGTCATGGATGTGATCGAGCGATCGCTCAAAAATCGCATTGTCCAAAATAACTTTTCCATAGCTGGGGTTGGTTATTTACGCTACGACGACCGGGATGCTATTCCTCAAGCGGCTGATTTTCTAGTGACAGAAGAAAACGTTCATACCGCAGTAGTTTATGGAATTGTTCATGATGAAGATGATGAATTAGAAGTAGTCATAGGTTCCCTAAGAACCACAAAACTTACTTTAGACCCCGATGAATTTATTAAAGAAGCTTTTGGACAAGATAGCACTGGGCGTTTCTTTGGTGGTGGACGTACAGGTGCAGGTGGCTTTGAAATTCCAATGGGTTTTTTATCTGGGGGCAATGAAAATTCTGCTTATGCCAAAATGAAATGGGAAGTTTACGACGCACAAATTAAACAGAAATTATTGAAATTGGTGAATCCTAGAGATAACCCAATTCAGTCGTAG
- a CDS encoding HNH endonuclease: MGKVLVLNASYEPLNITSWRRAIVLLIKGKAEHVEHNGKFIYSDFPLPTVIRLRHYVRVPYKEIPLTRRNILHRDGHTCQYCSYTGDQLTLDHVMPRSRGGGDTWENIVTACVPCNVKKGCRTPQEARMPLRHPPRQPYSSLYFEVTKHLKSGLHQEWQKYVIGL; encoded by the coding sequence ATGGGGAAGGTTTTAGTCCTGAACGCCTCTTACGAACCGCTCAACATTACGAGTTGGCGACGTGCCATAGTTTTGTTGATTAAAGGCAAGGCAGAGCACGTAGAACATAACGGTAAATTTATCTACTCGGATTTTCCACTGCCAACCGTAATTCGGTTGCGCCATTACGTGCGTGTTCCCTATAAAGAAATCCCTTTGACGCGCCGGAATATATTGCATCGTGATGGACATACTTGTCAATACTGTAGTTATACAGGAGACCAGTTGACCTTAGATCATGTAATGCCGCGATCGCGCGGAGGGGGTGACACCTGGGAAAACATTGTTACTGCCTGTGTACCCTGCAACGTCAAAAAAGGCTGTCGTACACCTCAAGAAGCCCGGATGCCTTTGCGCCATCCACCTCGTCAACCTTACAGTAGCCTCTACTTTGAGGTGACTAAACATCTGAAGAGTGGACTTCACCAAGAGTGGCAAAAATATGTAATAGGACTTTGA
- the alr gene encoding alanine racemase has protein sequence MFSSKQTPSFADSQERDTYAWFSQRAWVEIDLGALSYNVKQLVIFLSSRTQLMAVVKADAYGHGSVTVAKTVLEAGASCLGVATVPEGIQLREGGIKAPILILGATHTLEQIHAIAQWKLQPTLCSPKQALEVSNTLEAINYNSPIPVHIKLDTGMSRLGTNWQEAGDFVQLVQGLPHLDIASVYSHLATADSPDPAIMQQQHNRFEQAIAQIKARGIKIPSLHLANSAATLADPKLHYDMVRAGLAIYGLYPATHLENKIKLQPVLQLKARVTHVKTIAAGTGVSYGHQFIAPREMRIAVVGIGYADGVPRSLSNQMQVLLRGQRVHQIGTITMDQIMLDVSSIPDLQEGEIVTLLGEQGQEQISADDWANQLNTISWEILCAFKHRLPRVAVI, from the coding sequence ATGTTCAGTAGCAAGCAAACCCCTAGTTTTGCTGATAGTCAAGAACGTGATACCTATGCTTGGTTTTCGCAGCGAGCTTGGGTAGAAATTGATTTGGGTGCGTTGTCCTATAATGTTAAGCAGTTAGTAATATTTTTATCATCACGTACCCAGTTAATGGCAGTAGTAAAAGCTGATGCCTATGGACATGGGTCGGTAACAGTTGCTAAAACGGTTTTGGAAGCTGGTGCGAGTTGCTTGGGAGTGGCTACAGTTCCTGAAGGGATTCAATTACGGGAAGGTGGTATAAAAGCTCCAATTTTAATTTTAGGAGCAACTCATACACTAGAACAAATTCATGCCATCGCTCAGTGGAAACTTCAGCCGACACTATGCAGCCCGAAACAGGCTTTAGAAGTTTCTAACACTCTTGAAGCTATTAATTATAATTCTCCCATCCCTGTACACATCAAATTAGATACGGGAATGTCCAGATTAGGCACAAATTGGCAAGAAGCCGGTGATTTTGTCCAGTTAGTACAGGGATTACCCCATCTTGATATTGCTAGTGTTTATTCTCACCTAGCTACAGCAGATAGTCCTGATCCGGCAATCATGCAGCAGCAGCATAACAGATTTGAACAGGCAATCGCACAAATCAAAGCCAGAGGCATCAAAATTCCCAGCTTGCATTTAGCCAACTCAGCCGCTACCCTAGCAGATCCAAAACTGCACTATGACATGGTACGTGCAGGTTTAGCCATTTACGGACTTTATCCTGCTACCCACCTAGAAAATAAAATCAAACTGCAACCCGTTTTACAACTCAAAGCACGAGTTACCCACGTTAAAACTATTGCCGCAGGAACCGGTGTCAGCTATGGTCATCAGTTTATCGCACCCAGAGAAATGCGTATTGCTGTTGTCGGGATTGGTTATGCCGATGGAGTTCCCCGCAGTCTTTCCAACCAAATGCAAGTTTTACTCCGTGGACAGCGTGTGCACCAAATAGGCACCATTACAATGGATCAAATCATGCTAGATGTTAGTTCTATACCCGATTTGCAAGAAGGGGAAATAGTCACCCTACTAGGAGAACAGGGACAAGAACAAATATCCGCAGATGATTGGGCAAATCAATTAAACACCATTTCCTGGGAAATTCTCTGTGCCTTCAAGCATCGTTTACCCCGTGTAGCTGTGATATAG
- a CDS encoding response regulator, with protein MMTIPLSSYKLFHKLHPLSLLAQLSTRKVTGDLSVFTNLVSWSIYLEEGKLTYATYSDKVFERLESHFQRLNQQIPAFNHAAYAEMGLMSEANNNNQLIANADYYAICWLVKQEYITRAQAGMLIEELAKEVLESFICLKEGNYQLNAAHDLHELPKFCHLDLQSIVEHCQKQLNYRENSKPGIASNNNSQPQTQTENQLGEQYSKSRTISPAKQINHKNNQYSLSKEFYTIACIDDSQAVLNSIQHFLDEETFSVVMINEPVKALMQIIRSKPDLILLDVEMPNLDGYELCSLLRRHSLFKNTPIIMVTGRTGFIDKAKAKIVRSSGYLTKPFTRADLLKVVAKHIG; from the coding sequence ATGATGACAATTCCTCTAAGTAGCTACAAGTTGTTTCACAAACTACATCCCCTCTCTCTTCTAGCACAATTAAGCACTAGGAAAGTTACAGGAGACTTAAGTGTATTCACTAATCTTGTTTCTTGGTCAATCTATTTAGAAGAAGGTAAACTAACTTACGCTACTTATTCAGATAAGGTTTTTGAACGTCTTGAAAGTCACTTCCAACGGTTAAACCAGCAAATACCCGCTTTTAATCATGCGGCTTATGCAGAGATGGGATTGATGTCAGAAGCAAACAATAATAATCAGTTGATAGCAAATGCTGATTATTATGCTATCTGCTGGCTAGTAAAGCAAGAGTACATTACTCGTGCACAAGCGGGAATGCTGATAGAAGAATTAGCAAAAGAAGTGCTAGAGTCATTTATTTGTTTAAAAGAAGGTAATTATCAACTTAATGCTGCTCATGATTTACATGAACTACCAAAGTTCTGTCATTTAGATTTGCAATCAATTGTTGAACATTGTCAAAAACAATTAAACTATCGGGAAAATAGTAAGCCGGGAATTGCATCTAATAATAATTCTCAACCTCAAACACAAACTGAAAACCAACTGGGAGAACAATATTCGAAATCAAGAACAATCTCACCTGCCAAACAGATAAATCATAAAAATAACCAGTATTCTCTGAGTAAGGAGTTTTATACAATTGCCTGTATTGATGATAGTCAAGCAGTGTTGAATTCTATCCAACATTTTTTAGATGAGGAAACATTTTCAGTGGTGATGATTAATGAGCCAGTGAAAGCTTTAATGCAAATTATCAGAAGCAAACCAGATTTGATTTTGCTGGATGTGGAAATGCCTAATTTAGATGGTTATGAACTATGTTCATTATTAAGGAGACATTCGTTATTTAAAAATACACCGATTATTATGGTGACTGGTAGAACGGGGTTTATTGATAAAGCCAAAGCTAAAATTGTTAGGTCATCAGGATATTTGACTAAGCCTTTCACAAGAGCAGATTTGCTAAAAGTGGTGGCTAAGCACATTGGTTAA
- a CDS encoding chemotaxis protein CheW: MTNPKVTLYYQPSQKSLPDSYLKFQLNQQTTAVLSIHHTQEAIIVPVTSVTAIPNMPAFILGLMNWRSRIIWVIDLPKMFNLEGVDYPLQQYNIIVVNVESMVLGLVVQEIKGTIKLIADDIHSPIGQVAASLVPYLCGCVEQKEETLLVLDAQNIVNYANSCTDYSSSKV, translated from the coding sequence ATGACAAATCCAAAAGTAACCCTTTATTATCAACCCAGCCAAAAGTCTTTACCAGATAGCTATCTGAAGTTTCAACTCAATCAACAAACTACAGCTGTTTTATCAATTCATCACACTCAAGAAGCGATTATTGTACCTGTTACATCAGTAACAGCTATACCTAATATGCCCGCTTTTATATTAGGATTAATGAATTGGCGTAGTCGAATTATTTGGGTAATTGATCTGCCAAAGATGTTCAATTTAGAAGGAGTAGATTATCCTCTTCAGCAGTACAATATTATTGTCGTCAACGTGGAATCAATGGTTTTAGGTTTAGTTGTGCAGGAGATTAAAGGTACGATTAAATTGATAGCAGATGATATTCATTCTCCTATCGGACAAGTCGCAGCTAGTTTAGTACCTTATTTATGTGGTTGTGTCGAACAAAAGGAAGAAACATTGCTAGTTTTAGATGCACAGAATATTGTAAATTATGCTAATTCTTGCACTGATTACAGTAGCAGTAAGGTTTAG
- a CDS encoding methyl-accepting chemotaxis protein: MFNKTDTAQTGNAQNTASLLASSKVNENKGEIINQPDITITDDNHRNYVVRHLQKFKLNAKEVIFAITIGTLPVLGIGFMAYSFSSKSISKQIVRTQEAEVTSLSDIINRFIFSKYGDIQIISHLPFLTNQEVGKISSFTEKQAILNRFIDTYKIYDHLAVFDLNGRVMIQSRGGTSGQEKSRKYFQEVLRNNALVISQPETLKNNKVVIYIAAPVKDIVTQRTIAVARTRIPIDLLAAEIKNYFPNSDDYYLLDDSGKFIFSPKQDLLGQEATVIYPGLSKFLNKRNGGEFTQVETINQPLQLVSYVPFKKIEGLPDLNWQLILAKDAASTLYPQRQFLIATAQITAITALLMTLLAAGLIKLLTKQNHSESARIETLANEETNIPLSERKNEELPPALKEWHIQAHQESTFEQEWQEKDTLRLQLLKLINQIETAAQGNLTVHADVIDGEVGNIANIFNSIVENLRNIVIRVQQTTCQVNTSLDSNQDYFNYLAQEATTQVENINCSLTRIEQMTNSMQVLAASAQKVSALAHHAHQTAAESEKVMDLTVQNVLSLQETAGETAKKVRYLGESSQQISCVVSLINQIAMQTNLLAINAGIEAARAGEEGQGFAVVAEEVGELAARSAAATQEIEQIIEKIKRDTNEVVQAMEVGNNQVVKSTQIFAHAKQSLNDILDISQQIDTLLNSIATASSSQLETSQLISKLMQDIAAISQLTKDSSLQISESLQKTAAISQQLKNNVETFKIN; encoded by the coding sequence ATGTTTAATAAAACTGATACTGCTCAAACTGGTAATGCTCAAAATACAGCATCTTTGCTGGCATCATCGAAAGTTAATGAAAATAAAGGAGAAATTATCAATCAACCTGATATCACAATTACTGATGATAATCATAGAAATTATGTAGTTAGACATTTACAGAAATTTAAACTTAATGCAAAAGAAGTAATTTTCGCTATTACTATAGGTACATTGCCTGTATTGGGAATTGGCTTTATGGCTTATAGCTTTAGCAGTAAATCTATTAGTAAGCAAATTGTGAGAACTCAGGAAGCAGAAGTAACTAGTTTAAGTGATATTATTAACCGTTTTATCTTCTCGAAATATGGAGATATTCAAATTATCTCACATCTACCATTCCTGACAAATCAAGAAGTTGGTAAGATTAGCAGTTTTACTGAAAAGCAGGCTATATTAAATCGTTTTATTGATACCTATAAAATTTATGATCATCTGGCAGTTTTTGATCTTAATGGCAGAGTAATGATACAGTCTAGGGGTGGAACTAGTGGACAAGAAAAAAGCCGGAAATACTTTCAAGAAGTTCTGCGAAATAATGCTCTAGTTATTAGTCAACCAGAAACATTAAAAAACAACAAGGTGGTGATATATATTGCCGCACCTGTGAAAGATATTGTAACCCAAAGAACTATTGCTGTAGCGCGAACTCGGATACCGATAGATCTGTTAGCAGCGGAAATAAAAAATTATTTCCCTAATAGTGATGACTATTATTTGCTAGATGATTCAGGGAAATTTATTTTTAGTCCCAAGCAAGATTTATTAGGACAAGAAGCTACTGTAATATATCCTGGTTTGTCTAAATTCCTAAACAAACGAAATGGTGGTGAGTTTACACAAGTGGAAACAATTAATCAACCATTACAGCTAGTCAGTTATGTGCCATTTAAAAAAATTGAAGGTTTACCAGATTTAAACTGGCAATTAATTTTAGCTAAAGATGCAGCGAGCACTCTATATCCACAAAGACAATTTCTGATAGCAACTGCTCAGATAACAGCCATAACAGCCTTATTAATGACATTGCTTGCAGCTGGATTGATCAAGCTGTTAACAAAGCAAAATCACTCTGAATCTGCACGGATAGAAACTCTAGCCAATGAAGAAACTAATATTCCCCTGAGCGAGCGAAAAAATGAAGAATTACCCCCTGCGCTTAAAGAATGGCATATTCAGGCTCATCAAGAATCTACATTTGAACAAGAATGGCAAGAAAAAGATACTTTACGTCTGCAACTTCTGAAGTTAATCAACCAGATAGAAACTGCTGCTCAGGGAAATTTAACTGTACACGCTGATGTGATAGATGGTGAAGTTGGTAATATTGCCAATATTTTTAACTCAATAGTAGAAAATCTCCGCAATATAGTTATCCGAGTTCAACAAACTACTTGTCAAGTGAATACATCCCTTGATTCAAATCAAGATTATTTCAATTACTTAGCACAGGAAGCAACTACACAAGTTGAAAATATAAATTGCTCCTTAACAAGGATTGAGCAAATGACCAATTCCATGCAAGTTTTAGCGGCTAGCGCTCAAAAGGTTAGTGCGCTCGCTCATCATGCTCATCAAACTGCTGCTGAGAGTGAAAAAGTGATGGATTTGACAGTGCAGAATGTTCTGTCTTTACAGGAAACTGCGGGTGAAACGGCTAAAAAAGTCAGGTACTTGGGTGAATCTTCTCAACAAATTTCCTGCGTGGTGTCTTTAATTAATCAAATTGCCATGCAAACTAATTTGTTAGCAATTAATGCGGGAATTGAAGCAGCCCGTGCAGGAGAAGAAGGTCAAGGTTTTGCTGTCGTTGCTGAAGAAGTAGGAGAGTTAGCGGCTCGTAGTGCGGCTGCTACCCAAGAAATTGAGCAAATTATTGAAAAAATTAAACGAGATACAAATGAAGTTGTACAAGCAATGGAAGTGGGAAATAATCAGGTAGTTAAAAGCACGCAGATTTTTGCACATGCCAAGCAGAGTTTAAATGATATTTTAGATATTTCCCAGCAAATAGATACTTTGCTAAATTCAATTGCTACTGCTTCTAGTTCTCAGCTAGAAACATCCCAACTTATTAGCAAATTGATGCAAGATATTGCTGCTATTTCTCAACTTACTAAAGATTCTTCTCTCCAAATTTCTGAATCTTTACAAAAAACTGCGGCTATTTCCCAGCAATTAAAAAACAACGTAGAAACTTTCAAAATCAATTGA